The following proteins are co-located in the Pseudomonas cavernae genome:
- the ribF gene encoding bifunctional riboflavin kinase/FAD synthetase, with amino-acid sequence MQLVRGLHNLRPQHRGCVATIGNFDGVHRGHQAILARLRERAAELGVPSCVVIFEPQPREFFAPGSAPARVTRLRDKLELLAGEGIDRVLCLSFNRRLRELSAAEFVHAVLVEGLGVRHLEVGDDFRFGCDRAGDFEFLRRVGPAEGFTVEAAATIEVAGERVSSTRVREALAAADFALAELLLGRPFQIGGRILHGQKLARQLGTPTANVQLKRRRVPLSGVFVVSAEIDGRRWPGVANIGVRPTVAGDGRAHLEVHLLDFAGDIYGRRLTVAFHHKLRDEQRFASLEALKSAIDADVAAARAFWQGQPLK; translated from the coding sequence ATGCAGCTGGTTCGAGGCCTTCACAACCTGCGGCCCCAGCATCGGGGCTGTGTCGCCACTATCGGCAATTTCGACGGGGTGCACCGTGGCCATCAGGCCATTCTGGCGCGCCTGCGCGAGCGTGCGGCTGAGCTCGGGGTGCCGAGTTGCGTGGTGATTTTCGAGCCGCAGCCGCGCGAGTTCTTTGCCCCGGGCAGCGCGCCGGCGCGGGTCACGCGCTTGCGCGACAAGCTCGAGCTGCTGGCGGGCGAGGGCATCGATCGCGTGTTGTGCCTGAGCTTCAACCGTCGCCTGCGCGAGCTGAGCGCCGCCGAGTTCGTCCACGCCGTGCTGGTCGAAGGGCTGGGTGTGCGCCATCTGGAAGTGGGCGACGATTTCCGTTTCGGTTGCGATCGCGCCGGCGACTTCGAATTCCTGCGCCGGGTCGGGCCCGCCGAGGGCTTCACCGTCGAAGCGGCGGCGACCATCGAAGTGGCGGGCGAGCGGGTCAGCAGTACGCGGGTGCGCGAAGCCCTGGCCGCAGCGGATTTTGCCTTGGCCGAACTGTTGTTGGGGCGGCCGTTTCAGATCGGCGGACGCATCCTGCATGGCCAGAAACTGGCCCGTCAGCTGGGCACGCCGACCGCCAATGTGCAGCTCAAGCGCCGCCGCGTGCCGCTGAGCGGGGTGTTCGTGGTCAGTGCCGAGATCGATGGTCGACGCTGGCCGGGGGTCGCCAATATCGGCGTGCGCCCGACCGTGGCCGGCGATGGCCGCGCCCATCTGGAGGTGCACCTCCTGGATTTTGCCGGCGATATCTATGGCCGGCGTTTGACGGTGGCCTTCCACCACAAGCTGCGTGATGAGCAGCGTTTCGCCTCCCTGGAGGCGCTGAAGTCGGCGATCGATGCGGATGTCGCCGCCGCCCGTGCCTTCTGGCAGGGCCAACCGCTTAAGTGA
- the murJ gene encoding murein biosynthesis integral membrane protein MurJ encodes MNLLKSLAAVSSMTMLSRVLGFVRDTIVARIFGAGLATDAFFVAFKLPNLLRRIFAEGAFSQAFVPILAEYKSQQGEEATRTFIAYVSGLLTLVLALVTLLGILAAPWVIWVTAPGFAESPEKFALTTSLLRVTFPYILLISLASLAGAILNTWNRFTVPAFVPTLLNVSMIAFALFLTPYFEPPVMALGWAVLVGGLLQLLYQLPHLRKIGMLVLPRLNLRDTGVWRVLKQMGPAILGVSVSQISLIINTIFASFLAAGSVSWMYYADRLMELPSGVLGVALGTILLPSLAKTYANADRHEYSRLLDWGLRLCFLLVLPCMLALALLAEPLTVALFQYGKFTAVDALMTQRALIAYAVGLLGIILVKVLAPGFYAQQNIRTPVRIAIFVLILTQLMNLAFVVPLKHAGLALAISLGACLNAGLLYWQLRKQKLFEPQPGWLRFLLKLVAAVLVMCAVLYGLMQVMPAWALGGMAERLLRLAVLVAAGVVAYFGVLALLGFRLRDFSRKAIS; translated from the coding sequence ATGAATTTGCTCAAGTCGCTGGCGGCAGTCAGCTCCATGACGATGCTTTCCCGTGTGCTGGGTTTCGTGCGCGACACCATCGTCGCGCGCATCTTCGGTGCTGGCTTGGCGACTGACGCCTTCTTTGTCGCCTTCAAGTTGCCCAATCTGCTGCGCCGGATTTTCGCCGAGGGGGCTTTTTCTCAGGCGTTCGTGCCGATTCTGGCGGAATACAAGAGTCAGCAGGGCGAGGAGGCGACGCGGACCTTCATCGCCTATGTCTCCGGGCTGCTGACCCTGGTGCTGGCGCTGGTGACGCTACTGGGCATCCTCGCTGCGCCCTGGGTGATCTGGGTGACGGCGCCAGGTTTTGCCGAGTCGCCGGAAAAGTTCGCGCTGACCACCTCGCTACTGCGTGTGACCTTTCCCTACATCCTGCTGATCTCCCTGGCTTCGCTGGCGGGGGCGATTCTCAACACCTGGAACCGCTTCACGGTGCCGGCTTTCGTGCCGACCCTGTTGAACGTCAGCATGATCGCCTTTGCCTTGTTCCTCACGCCGTATTTCGAGCCGCCAGTGATGGCGCTGGGTTGGGCGGTGCTGGTCGGGGGTTTGTTGCAGCTGCTGTATCAGCTGCCGCATCTGCGCAAGATCGGCATGCTGGTGCTGCCGCGCCTGAATCTGCGCGATACGGGGGTCTGGCGCGTGCTGAAGCAGATGGGGCCGGCGATCCTGGGGGTTTCCGTCAGCCAAATTTCGCTGATCATCAACACAATCTTCGCTTCCTTCCTCGCCGCCGGCTCGGTGTCGTGGATGTATTACGCCGACCGCCTGATGGAGCTGCCTTCCGGGGTGTTGGGTGTGGCGCTGGGGACGATTCTGCTGCCGTCATTGGCGAAGACCTATGCCAATGCCGATCGTCACGAGTATTCGCGCCTGCTGGATTGGGGGCTGCGCTTGTGCTTCTTGCTGGTGCTGCCCTGCATGCTGGCCTTGGCGTTGCTGGCCGAGCCGCTGACCGTGGCGTTGTTTCAGTACGGTAAATTCACCGCCGTGGATGCGCTGATGACCCAGCGGGCGCTGATCGCCTACGCGGTGGGCTTGCTCGGGATCATTCTGGTCAAGGTCCTGGCGCCGGGTTTCTATGCCCAGCAGAACATTCGCACCCCGGTGCGGATCGCGATTTTCGTCCTCATCCTTACTCAGTTGATGAACCTGGCCTTTGTTGTTCCGCTCAAGCACGCGGGGCTGGCGCTGGCGATCAGTCTGGGCGCCTGCCTGAATGCCGGCCTGCTGTATTGGCAGTTGCGCAAGCAGAAGCTGTTCGAGCCGCAGCCCGGTTGGCTGCGCTTCTTGCTCAAGCTGGTTGCTGCGGTGCTGGTGATGTGCGCCGTGCTATATGGCCTCATGCAGGTGATGCCGGCTTGGGCATTGGGCGGCATGGCGGAGCGCTTGCTGCGCCTGGCTGTGCTGGTCGCCGCCGGTGTCGTGGCCTATTTCGGCGTACTGGCGTTGCTCGGCTTTCGCCTGCGGGACTTTTCGCGCAAGGCGATCTCCTGA
- the rpsT gene encoding 30S ribosomal protein S20 — protein MANTPSAKKRAKQAEKRRSHNASLRSMVRTYIKNVVKALDAKDFDLAKSAYTLAVPVIDRMADKGIIHKNKAARHKSRLNAHIKALGEAAAA, from the coding sequence GTGGCCAATACACCTTCTGCCAAAAAACGCGCCAAACAGGCTGAGAAGCGTCGTAGCCACAACGCCAGCCTGCGCTCCATGGTCCGCACCTACATCAAGAACGTAGTCAAGGCGCTCGACGCCAAAGACTTCGATCTGGCCAAGAGTGCTTACACCCTGGCTGTGCCTGTAATCGACCGCATGGCCGACAAAGGCATCATCCACAAGAACAAAGCCGCTCGTCACAAGAGCCGTCTGAATGCCCATATCAAGGCACTCGGCGAAGCTGCTGCCGCCTAA
- a CDS encoding CreA family protein gives MRAAKGLGGLLLALPLWVGAEEIGQVSTVFKWVGPNDRIVVEAFDDPKVDGVTCYLSRAKTGGVKGGLGLAEDRAEASIACRQVGPIRFAAELKDGEEVFKERTSLVFKTMQVVRFFDRKRNTLVYLVYSDRVIEGSPQNAVTAIPILPWPARP, from the coding sequence ATGCGCGCGGCTAAGGGATTGGGCGGGTTATTGCTGGCGCTGCCCCTGTGGGTGGGAGCTGAAGAGATCGGTCAGGTTTCCACGGTGTTCAAATGGGTGGGGCCGAACGACAGGATCGTTGTCGAGGCTTTCGATGATCCCAAGGTTGACGGCGTCACCTGCTATCTGTCGCGAGCCAAAACGGGTGGGGTCAAGGGTGGCCTGGGGCTGGCCGAGGATCGGGCTGAGGCGTCGATTGCCTGTCGCCAGGTTGGGCCGATCCGCTTTGCCGCCGAACTGAAGGATGGCGAAGAGGTATTTAAGGAGCGCACCTCGCTGGTGTTCAAGACCATGCAAGTGGTGCGTTTCTTCGATCGCAAGCGCAATACGCTGGTCTATCTGGTTTACAGCGACCGGGTCATCGAGGGCAGTCCGCAGAATGCGGTGACTGCGATCCCGATTCTGCCCTGGCCGGCTAGGCCTTGA
- the proB gene encoding glutamate 5-kinase, which produces MRDKVTGAQRWVVKIGSALLTADGRGLDRAAMAVWVEQMVALREAGVELVLVSSGAVAAGMSRLGWPARPSAIHELQAAAAVGQMGLVQAWESSFAQHGRHTAQVLLTHDDLSDRKRYLNARSTLRTLVDLGVIPVINENDTVVTDEIRFGDNDTLAALVANLVEADLLVILTDRDGMFDADPRHNPGAQLISEARADDPALDAVAGGTGGALGRGGMQTKLRAARLAARSGAHTIIVGGGIERVLARLKSGERLGTLLAPERGLLAARKQWLAGHLQTRGVLTLDAGAVSALVGGGKSLLPVGVKAVQGSFRRGEMVLCVAPDGREVARGLANYSAAEAQKILGQSSDVIEKLLGYVDEPELVHRDNLILV; this is translated from the coding sequence ATGCGGGACAAGGTGACTGGCGCGCAGCGCTGGGTGGTGAAGATCGGTAGCGCACTGCTGACGGCCGATGGGCGTGGGCTGGATCGCGCGGCGATGGCGGTGTGGGTCGAGCAGATGGTCGCCCTGCGCGAGGCGGGCGTTGAATTGGTGCTGGTGTCTTCCGGGGCCGTGGCGGCAGGCATGAGTCGCTTGGGCTGGCCGGCGCGGCCCAGTGCCATCCATGAGTTGCAGGCGGCGGCGGCGGTGGGGCAGATGGGCTTGGTGCAGGCCTGGGAGTCCAGTTTCGCCCAGCATGGCCGGCACACTGCGCAGGTTCTTCTGACCCATGACGATCTGTCCGACCGCAAGCGCTATTTGAATGCGCGCAGTACCTTGCGCACGTTGGTGGATCTGGGGGTCATTCCGGTCATCAACGAGAACGATACGGTGGTCACCGATGAGATCCGCTTCGGTGATAACGACACCCTGGCGGCGCTGGTGGCCAACTTGGTGGAGGCCGATCTCTTGGTCATCCTCACCGATCGCGACGGCATGTTCGATGCCGACCCGCGCCACAATCCCGGGGCCCAGCTGATTTCCGAGGCGCGTGCCGATGATCCGGCGCTCGATGCGGTGGCCGGCGGTACCGGCGGCGCGTTGGGTCGCGGTGGTATGCAGACCAAGTTGCGTGCGGCGCGTCTGGCGGCCCGGTCGGGGGCGCACACCATCATTGTCGGTGGGGGTATTGAGCGGGTGTTGGCGCGTCTCAAGTCTGGTGAGCGCCTGGGGACTCTGTTAGCGCCCGAGCGGGGTCTGCTGGCGGCGCGTAAGCAGTGGTTGGCTGGGCATCTGCAGACGCGCGGGGTGCTGACGCTGGATGCGGGTGCCGTGAGTGCACTGGTGGGTGGTGGCAAGAGCTTGCTGCCGGTCGGGGTCAAGGCGGTGCAGGGTAGTTTTCGTCGCGGCGAGATGGTGTTGTGCGTCGCGCCGGATGGGCGCGAGGTGGCGCGCGGCTTGGCCAACTACAGTGCGGCCGAGGCGCAGAAAATCCTCGGTCAGTCCTCGGATGTCATCGAGAAGCTGCTGGGTTACGTCGATGAGCCGGAATTGGTGCATCGCGATAATTTGATTCTGGTCTGA
- the cgtA gene encoding Obg family GTPase CgtA — MKFVDEVSIFVKAGDGGNGCMSFRREKFIEKGGPNGGDGGDGGSVYMEADENLNTLVDYRYTRRFDAQRGSNGGSTDCTGRKGEELVLRVPVGTTVIDAGTQEIIGDLTKAGQRLLVAQGGWHGLGNTRFKSSTNRAPRQTTLGKPGESRDLKLELKVLADVGLLGLPNAGKSTLIRAVSAAKPKVADYPFTTLVPNLGVVSTERHKSFVIADIPGLIEGAAEGAGLGIRFLKHLARTRLLLHLVDMAPLDLSDPAEAAETIVNELAKFSPALVERDRWLVLNKVDQVLDEDERNQRMQAVVERLDWQGPVYVVSALEREGTERLCQDIMRYLDERAERLAEDLQYAEEQLELNQRIEDEARARLQALDDQRALRRAGVKSVDDLSDDDFDDDDDDDGEGAEIFYVR, encoded by the coding sequence ATGAAATTCGTCGATGAAGTATCGATTTTTGTAAAAGCCGGTGACGGTGGCAATGGCTGCATGAGTTTCCGTCGGGAGAAGTTCATCGAAAAAGGTGGGCCGAACGGCGGCGACGGCGGCGACGGCGGTTCCGTGTACATGGAGGCCGACGAAAACCTCAACACCCTGGTGGACTACCGCTATACCCGTCGCTTCGATGCGCAGCGTGGTTCCAATGGCGGCAGTACCGACTGCACCGGGCGCAAGGGTGAGGAGCTGGTGCTGCGGGTGCCGGTGGGGACCACGGTCATCGACGCCGGGACCCAGGAAATCATCGGTGACCTGACCAAGGCAGGCCAGCGCCTGCTGGTGGCGCAGGGGGGCTGGCATGGTCTGGGTAATACCCGCTTCAAGTCCAGCACCAACCGTGCGCCGCGCCAAACCACGCTGGGTAAACCGGGTGAGTCGCGCGATCTCAAGTTGGAGCTGAAGGTGCTGGCGGACGTCGGTCTGCTCGGTCTGCCCAATGCCGGCAAGAGCACCTTGATTCGTGCGGTGTCGGCGGCCAAGCCGAAGGTTGCGGATTACCCCTTCACCACGCTGGTGCCGAACCTCGGGGTGGTCAGTACCGAGCGCCATAAGAGCTTCGTGATTGCCGATATTCCTGGCTTGATCGAGGGGGCGGCGGAAGGCGCCGGCCTGGGCATTCGTTTCCTCAAGCACCTGGCGCGTACGCGTTTGTTGCTGCACCTGGTGGACATGGCGCCGCTGGATCTGAGTGATCCGGCCGAGGCGGCGGAAACCATCGTCAATGAGCTGGCCAAGTTCAGCCCGGCGCTGGTGGAGCGTGATCGCTGGCTGGTACTGAACAAGGTCGACCAGGTGCTGGACGAGGATGAGCGCAATCAGCGCATGCAGGCGGTGGTCGAGCGTCTCGACTGGCAGGGGCCGGTCTACGTGGTTTCTGCTCTGGAGCGCGAGGGTACCGAGCGTCTGTGTCAGGACATCATGCGTTACCTGGATGAACGCGCCGAGCGCCTGGCTGAGGATCTGCAGTATGCGGAGGAGCAGCTTGAGCTGAACCAGCGCATCGAAGACGAAGCGCGTGCGCGTCTGCAGGCGCTGGACGATCAGCGTGCGCTGCGGCGTGCGGGTGTGAAGAGTGTTGATGACCTCAGCGATGACGACTTCGACGATGACGATGATGACGACGGCGAAGGCGCTGAAATCTTCTACGTGCGTTGA
- the rpmA gene encoding 50S ribosomal protein L27 — protein sequence MAHKKAGGSTRNGRDSESKRLGVKMYGGQVIKAGNIIVRQRGTQFHAGYGVGMGKDHTLFAKIEGVIKFEVKGAFGRRYVSVVAA from the coding sequence ATGGCACACAAGAAAGCTGGCGGTTCTACCCGCAACGGTCGCGACTCAGAATCTAAACGCCTTGGCGTGAAGATGTACGGCGGCCAGGTTATCAAGGCAGGCAACATCATCGTGCGTCAGCGCGGCACCCAGTTCCACGCCGGTTACGGTGTTGGCATGGGTAAAGATCACACCCTATTCGCGAAAATCGAAGGCGTGATCAAGTTTGAAGTGAAGGGCGCCTTCGGTCGCCGTTACGTGAGCGTCGTCGCGGCCTAA
- the rplU gene encoding 50S ribosomal protein L21, whose translation MYAVIVTGGKQYKVTEGEFLKVEKLEVATGESVTFDRVLLVANGDSVNIGAPVVEGAKVVAEVVSQGRHDKVTIIKFRRRKHHMKRQGHRQWFTEIKITGIQA comes from the coding sequence ATGTACGCAGTAATTGTTACCGGTGGCAAACAGTACAAAGTCACCGAAGGCGAATTCCTCAAGGTCGAAAAGCTCGAAGTCGCTACCGGCGAAAGCGTGACTTTTGACCGCGTTCTGCTGGTTGCCAATGGCGACAGCGTGAACATCGGTGCCCCGGTCGTTGAAGGCGCTAAAGTCGTGGCTGAAGTGGTCTCCCAAGGCCGTCACGACAAAGTGACCATCATCAAGTTCCGCCGTCGCAAGCACCACATGAAGCGTCAGGGCCACCGTCAGTGGTTCACTGAGATCAAAATTACCGGTATCCAGGCCTGA